GGTACCAAACTGTAAAAACTGTACTGGTTACCACCAATCCACCCTGACCGCTTCCATACGCGACGTTCCCCGGTCTTATacatgaacggtgtatgagaacagcctgcagtaGTTAACACTTAAAATGTCTTCCCTTGTATTCTTCAGGTGGTGTGGACCCAATCATCAGGGGCCTGGTGGGTAGTAAAGCCAAGCTGAACACGCAGGATAACATGTTGTCTGATGAGCTGAGGGAGAGACTGTTTCAATTCTCCAGCCAGTTGGCACTGGACCTGGCCTCCCTCAACctgcagagaggcagagaccatGGACTCCCTGGTACTACTCTCATTTAGTCTTTCTATTGATTTTGTCTGCATCTGAGCCTTTCCAGGCATTACCGATCATACGTTATCTTAAACATGGCTATATTTTCTCCCTTTGTGTCCCTTCTCAGGCTACAACGAATGGCGGAAGTTCTGTGGGCTGTCACAGCCACGAAATCGTCGGGAGCTGTCAAAAGTGCTGAAAAACAGAAAGCTGGCCAAGGAACTGATTTCTCTCTACCGCAAACCTGACAACATCGATGTGTGGCTGGGAGGAGTGGCTGAACCGTTTGTCCCTGGAGGAAGAGTGGGACCCCTGTTTGCATGCTTGATCGCCACCCAGTTCCAGAAGGTCCGCCAAGGAGACCGGTAAGCACTGAActaaacatgtactgaagatgtGGAGATAGCTGTGTTAGTCGCACTTTCAAACATGAACAAACTGTCAATTTCAGATTTTGGTGGGAGAACAAGGGAGTCTTCACTAAGGACCAGAGGTACTCCCTGAAACAGACCTCACTCGCCCGCATCATCTGTGACAACACCGGTATCACTGAGGTACCAGCCCAGCCCTTCCAGTACCGGCCCAGACGATCCGGTTACACTAAATGTAGCAAAATCCCGGAGTTTGACCTCAGTCCCTGGAAGGAGATTGTTCATTAGAAATCCTCACTACAGCGTGCATCTGTGTAAGATGAGACttttgtatatagtatgtacatgataatcataatataattgatttcggaccccaggaagactaactggtgccattggtatcagctaacagggatcctttttaaataaataaataaatcatacgAAATAGATCAACTACTAGAAATGAACGTGATTGATATGAGTGCCAGCTATCAGttgaaatgtgatattttcttattttcttatttttgttgtAAATGACTGTGACATATCTGATTAATTGTAAATACAGTAATGTACATTACATGGTGTgtatttttcaaaaacaaatatgtgGAATATGGTTTTGTTTGTCTTAAGAGTTTAAGATTTACATCACCTTACAGAAAGTGTAATAAATAAGTTCTATTCGAATAACTATGACTCAGTGtaaataatatgtataataaagatcatatataataataatcatattgaTCGTACTGTGTGTCATTGCTTGAGCTCTTACAATTTTTATCTGCATGATCTTTAAACTATGAATtattagaaaatgtgtttagaaaGCATGATTTATGATATGCTTTATATATACTTGAAGTATGCCATTTTGCTTATGTGAGCTCCAAATGTGTGAGCAGTGTTTGCTGTTTAGTTTGGTTAACTTTCACCATGTAGGAATAAAAATTATAGTTAGTTGATAATAACGTTAACCAACCAATAAATACCTACAACTCCAAAGTacatttaaacaacatttcataTATAAAAGACAGCTTTTCCCCCTCATACTGTAGTTCCTATCTGAGttctcatcttcctctgtgGCAATATAAagtactgatttttttttttttaattattaaaaccTCTTCTAAAACAACCAATATCcaacaatattatcaaaatcgagcatgtttttatgattttttttgtcatggtgACTTTCTTTAACGAATCTATCTAGGTTGACTTTTTCGCCTGTAAACTTTTAGACATACTCTCACATGAATCCACgtggtggatgaagtacctgaaTGCCACACTTGTGTAAAAGTACATATCTAACCAGAATatgactttagtagaagttcaagtcacctattagaatattactgactgatatttactgtacttaagtgaatttaatataaaaaaaattacaatacttaaatattgaaagtaaaagtacaagcaAATGCTGCTGAGAGTTGTGAAGTTTATTCCTCTAAACATGTAGACCACATTAAAATGGAGGCTACATTACACTTGAAGAAAAAGGAGGATCTTCAAAACTTGAGGGACTTAAAATATGGcagagttaacgcgataataaaacaaattcgtttcaacgccactaacttctttaacgcattaacgcaattgatctttctattaattgcatgattgtccattgttGTGTCCAtagaaagatcaattgcgttaatgcgttaaagaaattagtggcgttaaaacaaatttgcgttaagactttattatcgtgttaactttgacagcactactttaagttttttaagtttttttttcttcaagtgtAATGTAGCCTCCATTTTAATGTGGTCTATATGTTTAGATGAATAAACTTCATAACTCTCAGCAGTATTtacttacttttactttcaatacttaagtattgtaattttctgatattaaatgcacttaagtacagtaaatatcagtCAGTCAAATTCTAATAGGTGACTTGaacttctactaaagtcatATTCTGGTtagatatgtacttttactcaagtgtggcattcaggtacttcatccaccacGTGGATTCACGTGAGAGTATGTCTCAAAGTTTACAGGCGAAAAAGTCAGTCTTGAGAAAGTACACTAAATTGAAGAAATTGTTTGCCGAACAGGCCTCAAATACGGCAAAATATGTGACTCTATAGGAGCACTAATGACTGAACTGACTCGTATTTGATGGCCGTGTTCTCTCGAAAATAAGAGCAAGTAATCATCTCCAACGCCAGGATAATTGTGAGCCAGGACATATTGTACTCACAATATGTTCCATGTTCACGGTGTTCTATGCCATAATAACTAAATTAGAAGAAATGCCAAGgcttatgttatattataaaagCTTCTAAGGAGGTAGAAAATCCATGCATTTTGAGGATATTCAGAGTGGCTCTGACATTTCTATATTTGCCCACCAGGCAGGATAGTTGTGCCGCAGTCTGATGCCCTGCAGCTATTCCAGGTAGAAGGGTGTTAAGAAGTAGCCTTAACAATTATTGATTATTACTGCAATTCAATTTTCATAATATTCACTAAGTgcagtgagactgtgttgcattATGTGGATAGATTTGTTAAAGAAAGACACtatgactaaataaataaaaacatgctagattttgataatattgttgGATATTGGTTTTTTTAGAAGAggttttaataattaaaaaagatcAAATCAGTATTATAGTGCCACAGAAGAAGATGAGAGCTCAGATAGGAACTACAGTATGAGGGGGAAAAGCTGTTTTTTATATATGCAATGTTGTTTAAATGTACTTTGGAGTTGTAGGTATTTATTGGTTGGTTAACGTTATTATCAACTAACCATCATTTTTATTCCTACATGGTGAATGTTAACCAAACTAAACAGCAAACACTGCTCACACATTTGGAGCTCACATAAGCAAAATGGCAGAATTCAAGTATACATAAAGCATATCATAAATCATGCtttctaaacacattttctaataATTCATAGTTTAAAGATCATGCAGATAAAAATTGTAAGAGCTCAAGCAATGACACACAGTACGAtcaatatgattattattatatatgatctttattatacatattatttaCACTGAGTCATAGTTATTCGAATAGAACTTATTTATTACACTTTCTGTAAGGTGATGTAAATCTTAAACTCTTAAGACAAACAAAACCATATTCcacatatttgtttttgaaaaatacACACTATGTAATGTACATTACTGTATTTACAATTAATCAGATATGTCACAGTCATTCacaacaaaaataagaaaataagaaaatatcacatttcaaCTGATAGCTGGCACTCATATCAATCACGTTCATTTCTAGTAGTTGATCTATTTcgtatgatttatttatttatttaaaaaggatccccgttagctgataccaatggcaccagttagtcttcctggggtccgaaatcaagtacattatgatgatcatatacatactatatacaaaaGTCTCATCTTACACAGTAAAATCAGACGCCCTGAGATGTAGCTGTATTTTGTCAGACCGCTGTAGTGAGGATTACTAATGAACAATCTCCCTCCAGGGACTGAGGTCAAAGGCCGGGATTTTGCTACATTTAGTGTAACCGGATCGTCTGGGCCGGTACTGGAAGGGCTGGGCTGGTACCTCAGTGATACCGGTGTTGTCACAGATGATGCGGGCGAGTGAGGTCTTTTTCAGGGAGTACCTCTGGTCCTTAGTGAAGACTCCCTTGTTCTCCCACCAAAATCTGAAATTGACAGTTTGTTCATGTTTGAAAGTGCGACTAACACAGCTATCTCCacatcttcagtacatgtttagTTCAGTGCTTACCGGTCTCCCTGGCGGACCTTCTGGAACTGGGTGGCGATCAAGCAGGCAAACAGGGGTCCCACTCTTCCTCCAGGGACAAACGGCTCAGCCACTCCTCCCAGCCACACATCGATGTTGTCAGGTTTGCGGTAGAGAGAAATCAGTTCCTTGGCCAGCTTTCTGTTCTTCAGCACTTTTGACAACTCTTTGCGATTTCGTGGCTGTGACAGCCCACAGAACTTCCGCCATTCGTTGTAGCCTGAAAAGGGACACAAAGGGAGAAAATATAGCCATGTTTAAGAAAACGTATGATCGGTAATGCCTGGAAAGGCTCAGATGCAGACAAAATCAATAGAAAGACTAAATGAGAGTAGTACCAGGGAGTCCatggtctctgcctctctgcagGTTGAGGGAGGCCAGGTCCAGTGCCAACTGGCTGGAGAATTGAAACAGTCTCTCCCTCAGCTCATCAGACAACATCTTATCCTGCGTGTTCAGCTTGGCCTTACTACCCACCAGGCCCCTGATGATTGGGTCCACACCACCTGAAGAATACAAGGGATATGAACATTTTAAGTGTTAACTACTGAAGGCTGTTCTCGTACACCGTTTGTGTATAAGACCGGGGAACGTCGTGTATGGGGCGGTCAGGGTGGATCGGTGGGTCCAAAAATATACCgcacttttgcccaggagagtagctttcgtgtcccgtgtgaaactagaagtcaatgttgatgtATTTGTAATGTAAATTTTGTACTTAAATTAAGcatttttgtcacataacgtccgcacttaagttacaccacttccagtGTCGTATAACCACTTTCAGTGTAGCGTAACTTAACTAAGATTTTTAAACTGAGTAGTTTTCTTGGCTAAACataacaaagttgtttcctgtgaagacagaagtttattttgaaaagactggagcggaaattgacgctggacattcgtaggtaaaatgcacaaaaatgaTGAGAATACGTTGGCTACTGCTGCTGATCCATCTGAGAATCATGACCCCACTCTAAAATTCATCGTAGTTTTTAGCTGCTGTGTGTTCATTGTTTTTGTACAGTTTGGTACCAACAGTCCATTGTAAGTAGACAATTGTCTGCTTGCATAGCACACTATAGCAGCCAATGCTCCTACATCAGTATTATTGCAATAAAGCCTCCAGCCATCAGTGGCAGCACTGACTGCTGAGCAGCGCTCCTGTCAGGAAGCAAGTAAGAAATGATTCACCCTACTGAAATCACCTGCACTCAGTTGGACTAAGTCATGCATTCTCTCCTGTCTGATGTTCATCTTTCCTttagtgatttatttttttcaattaagaTGAATACTAACAAGTTAAAGATCTTGGCCATACCTTCAAAGGTGATCCTCCAGGGTGTGAAGAAGGCTTTGTGCAGCAGTGGGCTGGGGTAATCCCGGTGCTCCTGGTACTGCTCATTGAGACGAAACATGAAAGGCTGAACCATCAGGTGGGCGAATCTGTAGGCAGCCGTGGCGAACACATTGGCGATCCTGGGGTCCACGTTTTCATCATAGCCAGGGTAGGTGGACAGATGACTGGTAATGAAGTCCGGACCAACAATGTGACGTAAGTAGTCTCTCATAGTAATAACCtataagagacaaaaaaaatagttaCCTAAACTATTCAAGGACATACCATCCATCCCTTAAATCATGGCTGCAAATTTTCCCCTCTCTAACCTGTGAATATCCTCCCATGATCTTGCGTGATTCCTGGTAGAGTGTCTCTCCGTCCCAGTGAGGGTTGAGTTTGGCCAGAGCACGTGCCAGACGGTTGTGCTCACGCATGAACAGTGTGTGAATAGCGGTCAGACCAATGTGCTCGTTGCTGCGCTCGTCACCTGGGGGACAAAGCAGACGGCTGCTTTTAATAACCGCAATTATGGGTTGATTTACCTCAGCTGTGTTAACCATGACAACCACAATGTGTAATACTTGAGATCGAGTTATTGGTATTGTATTCTACATACTGTTGTAcatattatgtaaaaaacaTCCTACATCAGTGTTTTTGCTGCCACTCACCAGCCACAAAGCAGGGCACCTCCACTGCATTAACGTCTTTAGTAATGCGGGCTCGGTTGGCGCATATGCTGGAAGCCATGGGGGCGAAGGGCAGGAGCTCGCGGCCGTTGTCTTTGTACTGCGTGTTGACCCTCAGAAGGCCCTTATCTGAGGTGAGGTTGCGTAGGAAACGAGCTTTGACATCGTCTGCACCGTACACCTGACCTGCATCGATGAAAGCTGTGAGAGAGTTCATCTGCTGACGGACGGTGCTTGCACCAAAGACGTGGCCTGTGTTGCCGGAACCACAAGCTGCTGATGAGCGGAAGAAGGGCATGCACTCTTTTGAGTTCCTGCCAAAGCGGGGGTCGTTCCTGGGAATCTGTTCAGATGACAAGATGCagttagcatgtgtgtgttttagacgTATTCATGTCTTTTTCTTGTGTAATGCGACGACACTGACCTGAATGGGGAAGCAGGGCTCTGTACGTTCACAGCTCTTCTCACAGTCAATATCCGTATTGAATGAACGGATGACAGGAGAGTGAGGAGTGAAGGTCATGTCGTGGTCAGTCCACTGGCCGAATATTGTCACCATGTGAGTGTAGAGTGGATCGCTCTCCACATCAGAGTTTTCTGTTCGCATAATTCTGTTGGACACTTCCCGTACCTGAAGACAGGATGTAGACAATGAGCATATATTATCAGTTCAAaaggtaccttaaagggaaatttgagATTTgtctcaaattataacatggcaaactgcagcccaacaggcaacaacagctgtcagtgtgtcagtgtgctgacttgactatgacttgccccaaactgcatgtgattatcataaagtgggcatgtctgtaaaggggagactcatgggtacccatagaacccatttacattcacatatcttgaggtcagaggtcaagggacccctttgaaaatggccatgacagtttttcgtcgccaaaataatactgtatatatactgtatatctatatagtACCAAAGGAAGAAGACGTCTGTTGACTCTTCGCTTAGGGTCCCAGCCTTTGGGCAGAGAGATTCTATCCTGGTACTCAGCAGGGAGCCAGCGGGTGAAAGGTGTGTTGGAGGATCCCCAGAGATTGTTGTTTCTAGGaaagaaataacaaattaattatttattcaattaattATTACATTGTCTTTGTCTCGCAGACTGGCAATTACTGTCTACTCCCATTTgtaacaaacagacagagaacTGGGAGCAAAGTCTTTGGCAAGATTAACTTTTGCCCCGGGGTAAACAAATCAAGCAGCCAGTTAGCTGTGGACATATTTGTCACTTGTTCTTTTCCTTCACCTGTCAATCTCAAAGTTGCTACTTAGCAGCTGCCTCACCTGTTGTTGCAGACGCTGCTTGCAGTGCGAAACTTGTTTAAGTTAGGAGTGGTCTTGCAGGAAGGGAGACGATGTCGGGGAGTGCAGCCTGTCAGAACAGCAATGACCTGCAGATCCTCC
This DNA window, taken from Sebastes fasciatus isolate fSebFas1 chromosome 14, fSebFas1.pri, whole genome shotgun sequence, encodes the following:
- the LOC141781732 gene encoding eosinophil peroxidase-like, which encodes MKSFLCLIAAGLYLCLQNHVNAEPRLSRSIIERAVIEAKATVDSAYEYSRRESVDRVRRNAVSPSDILRLLKQPVGLTRTAVRAADYMDNAIKLIKRSSQGRQKRSINATDLISEEDLQVIAVLTGCTPRHRLPSCKTTPNLNKFRTASSVCNNRNNNLWGSSNTPFTRWLPAEYQDRISLPKGWDPKRRVNRRLLPLVREVSNRIMRTENSDVESDPLYTHMVTIFGQWTDHDMTFTPHSPVIRSFNTDIDCEKSCERTEPCFPIQIPRNDPRFGRNSKECMPFFRSSAACGSGNTGHVFGASTVRQQMNSLTAFIDAGQVYGADDVKARFLRNLTSDKGLLRVNTQYKDNGRELLPFAPMASSICANRARITKDVNAVEVPCFVAGDERSNEHIGLTAIHTLFMREHNRLARALAKLNPHWDGETLYQESRKIMGGYSQVITMRDYLRHIVGPDFITSHLSTYPGYDENVDPRIANVFATAAYRFAHLMVQPFMFRLNEQYQEHRDYPSPLLHKAFFTPWRITFEGGVDPIIRGLVGSKAKLNTQDKMLSDELRERLFQFSSQLALDLASLNLQRGRDHGLPGYNEWRKFCGLSQPRNRKELSKVLKNRKLAKELISLYRKPDNIDVWLGGVAEPFVPGGRVGPLFACLIATQFQKVRQGDRFWWENKGVFTKDQRYSLKKTSLARIICDNTGITEVPAQPFQYRPRRSGYTKCSKIPAFDLSPWREIVH